One window of the Peptacetobacter hiranonis genome contains the following:
- a CDS encoding TerD family protein, with amino-acid sequence MKEILKGQKVELTRDIPELENVLVEFDYRVNNYLKKDDFEMGTAVFLTDGSGTMTSYEDFIYSENREHPSESVKLNEREDKVYITMSKIPNKIRKIAFALTLTEYGEVARYYDRFDYLSMRIIDLDREEVIYDYQINDSVGQNTEIVFGEMYRHNGEWKFNVNTDYLDGGLLSLGKKFGLGI; translated from the coding sequence ATGAAGGAAATACTTAAAGGTCAGAAAGTTGAACTTACAAGAGATATACCAGAATTAGAAAATGTTTTGGTTGAATTTGATTATAGAGTAAATAATTATTTAAAGAAAGATGATTTTGAAATGGGTACAGCTGTTTTCTTAACTGATGGTAGCGGAACTATGACTAGCTACGAAGATTTTATCTACAGTGAAAATAGAGAGCATCCATCTGAATCAGTTAAGTTAAATGAAAGAGAGGACAAAGTTTATATAACTATGTCTAAAATACCTAATAAAATAAGAAAGATAGCATTTGCGCTTACATTAACTGAATACGGTGAAGTAGCTAGATACTACGATAGATTTGACTACTTATCTATGAGAATAATAGATTTAGATCGGGAAGAAGTGATATACGATTACCAGATAAATGATAGTGTAGGTCAGAATACGGAGATAGTATTTGGGGAAATGTATAGACATAATGGTGAATGGAAGTTCAATGTAAATACAGACTACTTAGACGGAGGTCTTTTAAGTCTAGGGAAGAAATTTGGTCTAGGAATTTAA
- a CDS encoding TVP38/TMEM64 family protein, with the protein MQHIQNLLYIAQDNLILSIVAGLFSAFIESFIPALPLVAIVSANAAIHGMLKGLIISWIGSGLGTIALFLVVSRFRNIRVLRWLLKNNKVDSVIEWVDKKGFSILFLAYACPFMPSCRATLASALCGKKKLIDFIPPMLAGKFVMFIIISYISEDITGFIHSPIKIGLFIGLTLVSWIIGKRFNKKLEQHEEEIEASIVKIEESTKKIKHIQEAKREHKKEIKEEKKEQKKEKRNLKKQQKKRFVNITIDKSNKKYRKKKEDEQE; encoded by the coding sequence ATGCAACACATTCAAAATTTATTATATATAGCACAAGATAATTTAATATTATCTATAGTTGCAGGGCTTTTTAGTGCATTTATAGAAAGTTTTATACCTGCACTTCCACTAGTTGCAATAGTTTCAGCTAATGCAGCAATACATGGTATGTTAAAAGGACTTATTATATCTTGGATTGGATCAGGGCTTGGAACAATAGCATTGTTCTTGGTAGTTTCAAGGTTTAGAAATATTAGAGTTTTAAGATGGCTTTTAAAGAATAATAAAGTAGATTCGGTAATAGAATGGGTAGATAAAAAAGGATTTAGTATTTTATTCTTAGCTTATGCGTGTCCATTTATGCCTAGTTGCCGGGCCACTTTAGCATCTGCACTTTGTGGCAAGAAAAAATTAATAGACTTTATACCACCTATGTTGGCTGGTAAGTTTGTAATGTTTATAATAATAAGTTATATTTCTGAAGATATAACTGGATTTATACATAGTCCAATAAAAATAGGATTATTTATAGGGTTAACTTTAGTTTCATGGATAATAGGTAAGAGATTTAACAAGAAGCTAGAACAGCATGAAGAAGAAATAGAAGCTAGTATAGTTAAGATAGAAGAAAGTACTAAAAAAATCAAACATATTCAGGAAGCAAAGAGAGAACATAAAAAAGAAATAAAAGAAGAAAAGAAAGAACAGAAAAAGGAAAAAAGAAATCTAAAAAAACAACAAAAGAAGAGATTTGTAAATATAACAATCGATAAGTCAAATAAAAAGTACAGAAAAAAGAAAGAAGATGAACAAGAATAA
- a CDS encoding DMT family transporter, with protein sequence MKKGVNSYAFIAMAGILWSTLGLFGNILMERGLSSEQVAFTRLFIGFIVLSLYSLIRRPEVLKINLKGLLYCGAIGIICQGLFNKCYFKAVEVTGVSIAAVLLYTSPLFLAVFSKIVYKEKMTRAKIISLILCCIGAIMAVTGGVLDLEGINTYGIIMGIMAAITYALMPIISKNALKEFSSETILIYGFLFGAMFMIPSAKPVEMMGFVTNMNVLPYMILLGVFPAAMAYIFYAEGIARGCELSIVGVVASVELIAASIIGWTVVGEVFTIGKAIGVAIMFVSAFTAVAGNKEVETESVEEMEAEAYVG encoded by the coding sequence ATGAAAAAAGGTGTAAATTCATACGCATTTATAGCAATGGCTGGGATCTTGTGGTCTACACTAGGATTATTTGGAAATATACTTATGGAAAGAGGTTTGTCATCAGAGCAGGTTGCATTTACTAGATTGTTTATAGGATTTATAGTGTTATCGTTATATTCGCTAATAAGAAGACCAGAAGTTTTAAAGATAAATTTAAAAGGTCTTTTATATTGTGGAGCAATAGGAATAATATGTCAGGGGCTTTTTAATAAATGTTATTTTAAAGCAGTAGAAGTGACTGGTGTTTCAATAGCTGCAGTTCTTTTATATACTTCACCACTGTTTTTAGCGGTATTTTCAAAAATAGTTTATAAAGAAAAAATGACTAGAGCTAAGATAATTTCTCTAATTTTATGCTGTATTGGAGCAATAATGGCTGTTACAGGTGGAGTTCTTGATTTAGAAGGAATAAATACATATGGAATTATAATGGGAATAATGGCAGCAATAACTTATGCATTAATGCCAATAATAAGTAAAAATGCATTAAAAGAATTTTCAAGCGAAACAATTTTAATATACGGGTTCTTATTTGGAGCTATGTTTATGATACCTTCAGCAAAACCTGTTGAAATGATGGGATTTGTTACAAATATGAATGTACTTCCATATATGATATTACTGGGAGTATTTCCAGCTGCTATGGCTTATATATTCTATGCTGAGGGAATTGCTAGAGGATGCGAGCTTTCAATCGTAGGTGTTGTAGCATCAGTTGAGCTTATAGCTGCATCTATAATAGGATGGACTGTAGTAGGTGAAGTATTTACTATAGGAAAGGCAATAGGAGTTGCAATAATGTTTGTATCAGCATTTACAGCGGTTGCTGGAAATAAAGAAGTTGAAACAGAATCTGTTGAAGAAATGGAAGCAGAGGCATATGTTGGATAG
- a CDS encoding sigma-54 interaction domain-containing protein — MKYSKDFYQKIIEASHDEICVSDKNGVIIFCNKSFEENYGISKSEMIGKNVEYLENHGYATKSPIPLVIQSKNQITVEQETHTGKNLLITATPVFSDNGEIEYVVENVRDITELNKIKTKLQTTEKEMNKYKSEVETFYRTTLKYEDNIISDGPVMQSIMQTADQVSKANVNIMLLGESGTGKSSLAKFIHQHSHRANGPFITINCAAISPQLLESELFGYTSGAFTGASSKGKVGLVELANGGTLFLDEIGDIPLPLQAKFLQLIQEKTFLPVGGIKQKKVDIRIISATNADILAKVKERTFREDLYYRLNVIEIKLPPLRDRGDNLLNLIRYYFKKYSIQFDVKDKVLSDDAIKFIASYNFPGNIRELQNIMQNIVLTSKSDYVDVNSLPEKIIYTIKNNNSNKDDNLSVYNNSFISDFDSCNDNSIKNKTDKFSIDNNIDSKIVEDSQEKNTISFSKVNDINFCIDEDNLQDFNNLICNFENKIISEYYNKYKSSYKIAEILGISQSKASRLIKKHIKK, encoded by the coding sequence ATGAAGTACAGTAAAGATTTCTATCAAAAGATTATTGAAGCTTCACACGATGAAATTTGTGTTTCTGATAAAAATGGTGTGATTATATTTTGTAATAAATCATTTGAAGAAAACTACGGAATTTCAAAATCAGAAATGATTGGAAAAAATGTAGAATACCTAGAAAATCACGGATATGCTACAAAGAGCCCTATTCCCCTTGTTATACAGAGTAAGAATCAGATTACAGTAGAACAAGAAACTCATACTGGAAAAAATTTACTAATAACAGCTACACCAGTTTTTTCCGACAATGGAGAAATTGAATACGTTGTTGAAAATGTAAGAGATATAACAGAATTAAACAAAATAAAAACAAAACTGCAAACCACAGAAAAAGAAATGAACAAGTATAAATCAGAGGTAGAAACATTCTATAGAACTACATTAAAATACGAGGATAATATTATAAGCGATGGTCCAGTTATGCAGAGTATTATGCAAACTGCTGATCAAGTTTCAAAGGCAAATGTCAATATTATGCTTCTTGGTGAATCTGGTACAGGAAAAAGTTCACTTGCAAAATTTATTCACCAGCATAGCCATAGAGCAAACGGTCCATTTATAACTATCAACTGTGCTGCAATCTCTCCACAACTTTTAGAATCTGAGCTATTTGGATACACATCTGGTGCATTCACTGGTGCTAGCTCTAAAGGTAAGGTGGGACTTGTTGAGCTTGCAAACGGTGGAACTTTATTTTTAGATGAGATTGGAGATATACCACTTCCACTTCAGGCGAAGTTTTTACAATTAATACAAGAAAAAACCTTTCTTCCTGTAGGTGGAATAAAACAAAAGAAAGTAGATATAAGAATTATATCCGCTACAAATGCCGATATACTAGCAAAAGTAAAAGAAAGAACATTTAGAGAAGACCTATATTATAGATTAAATGTAATAGAAATAAAATTGCCACCTCTTAGAGATAGAGGAGATAATCTATTAAATTTAATTCGGTACTACTTTAAGAAGTACTCTATACAATTTGATGTGAAGGACAAAGTCTTATCTGATGATGCAATAAAATTTATCGCTAGTTATAATTTTCCTGGAAATATTAGAGAACTACAAAATATAATGCAAAATATTGTCCTTACATCAAAAAGCGATTATGTGGATGTAAATTCTCTTCCAGAAAAAATTATATATACAATAAAAAATAATAATTCTAACAAGGATGATAATTTATCAGTTTACAATAATTCATTTATTTCTGATTTTGATAGCTGTAATGATAATAGTATTAAAAACAAAACAGATAAATTTAGTATAGATAATAATATAGATTCTAAAATTGTGGAAGATTCACAAGAAAAAAATACGATATCTTTTTCAAAAGTAAACGATATCAATTTTTGTATAGACGAGGATAATTTGCAAGATTTTAATAATCTTATTTGTAATTTTGAAAATAAAATTATTTCTGAATATTATAACAAATATAAAAGTAGTTACAAAATAGCTGAAATTTTAGGAATTTCGCAATCAAAAGCTAGTAGATTGATAAAAAAGCACATAAAAAAATGA
- a CDS encoding zinc dependent phospholipase C family protein has product MLMNTHFQIAKSVLENMDEKKAVLISEKNFVYGNVKPDAFSKYKLKKHYMEESFNMIIEKIKYLCSLTLESLSKVFSTSRLSQELGVICHFLCDFFCVAHSERWEFKHSMNKHVIYERELAAKAKETDLVKIKGDGDIKEGEFESFFNTLYSQYKSNGNYIENDLKFSTYVCNSVTDFVLGSILSNSNAPAALQIA; this is encoded by the coding sequence ATGTTAATGAACACACACTTTCAGATTGCTAAATCAGTGTTAGAAAATATGGATGAAAAAAAGGCAGTATTAATAAGTGAAAAGAACTTCGTGTACGGCAACGTTAAGCCAGATGCGTTTTCAAAATATAAATTAAAAAAGCATTATATGGAAGAATCTTTCAATATGATTATAGAAAAGATTAAGTACTTATGTAGCTTAACTCTTGAGTCTTTATCAAAAGTATTTTCTACTAGCAGACTAAGCCAGGAACTAGGTGTTATATGCCACTTCTTATGTGACTTCTTCTGTGTTGCTCACAGCGAAAGATGGGAGTTCAAACACAGTATGAATAAACATGTTATATACGAAAGAGAGCTTGCTGCTAAAGCTAAGGAAACTGATTTAGTAAAAATCAAAGGCGATGGAGATATAAAAGAAGGCGAATTCGAATCTTTCTTCAATACTCTTTACAGCCAGTACAAAAGCAATGGAAATTATATAGAAAACGATCTGAAGTTTTCTACTTACGTTTGCAATAGCGTTACTGATTTTGTATTAGGAAGCATCCTTTCTAATAGTAATGCGCCTGCAGCTTTACAGATAGCATAA
- a CDS encoding Cof-type HAD-IIB family hydrolase, with amino-acid sequence MIKYVFCDLDGTLYHNGVSEEDAKAVKKIEESGRIFNIATGRIFRQGYEMVKNDISLNGYFIAENGSYIYDSELNLIFTGTLSDDLVREVIKEYEEIKNVKEMEAEIYFKFDGNMLVLNNGSAFNSYSNDFIVEPDFANRESFDNKIGNIGFASNSPEELEEIESKLKEKLADKLDIYFSSENTINLVPKGVAKNKAIEYVVEKEGIDPKEVATIGDSPNDISMIAGFEHGFAMANARDDVKAAAKYVVKNVAEALEIISKIK; translated from the coding sequence ATGATAAAATATGTATTTTGTGATTTAGATGGGACTCTTTATCACAATGGGGTTAGTGAAGAGGATGCAAAGGCTGTAAAGAAAATAGAAGAAAGTGGAAGAATTTTCAATATAGCTACAGGAAGAATATTTAGACAGGGATATGAAATGGTAAAAAATGATATATCTCTAAATGGATATTTTATAGCAGAAAATGGATCATATATATACGATAGCGAATTAAATCTAATATTTACTGGAACTTTAAGTGATGATTTAGTAAGAGAAGTAATAAAAGAATACGAAGAAATAAAGAATGTAAAAGAAATGGAAGCTGAAATATACTTCAAATTCGACGGAAATATGCTTGTTCTAAACAATGGAAGTGCATTTAACTCTTATTCTAATGATTTTATAGTAGAGCCAGATTTTGCAAATAGAGAAAGCTTTGACAATAAGATTGGTAATATAGGATTTGCATCTAATAGTCCAGAAGAGCTTGAAGAGATAGAGTCAAAGCTAAAAGAAAAATTAGCAGACAAACTAGATATTTATTTCTCTAGTGAAAATACTATAAACTTAGTACCAAAAGGTGTAGCTAAGAATAAAGCAATAGAATACGTTGTAGAAAAAGAGGGAATAGATCCAAAAGAAGTAGCAACAATAGGAGATTCTCCAAATGATATAAGTATGATTGCTGGATTTGAACATGGATTTGCTATGGCAAATGCAAGAGATGACGTAAAGGCAGCTGCTAAGTACGTTGTAAAAAATGTAGCTGAGGCATTAGAGATAATATCTAAAATAAAATAG
- a CDS encoding competence/damage-inducible protein A, whose translation MRAELISVGTELLLGDIVNTNAQYISKELAALGIGVFHQSTVGDNPQRLLECFDEALKRSDLVITTGGLGPTKDDLTKEMAAEYFGQEMVLHEESWEYIKERCMKFAPGKPIPENNKKQAMFPVEATVLKNNNGTAPGAIFEKDGKRIIVLPGPPWEMKAMFNESVRPFLQQFTDSMLVSRVLRFNGIGESALELEIEDILDNQTNPTVALYAKEMEVLIRITAKAKDDEEAKELLDAKVAEIRERVGKYIYAEGGEELVDGDSKIEETVAKMLVEKGLTIATAESCTGGLVAGTLINYPGISDVFLEGCVTYSNAAKVKRLGVSEETLENYGAVSPQTATEMAEGIRKGLGADIGLSTTGVAGPGGGTDEKPVGLVYTAISINGETKVRKNNFRGDRQKVRRRAVRQILIDLKSMLEEL comes from the coding sequence TTGAGAGCAGAATTAATATCAGTAGGAACAGAATTATTACTTGGAGATATAGTAAATACAAATGCACAGTATATATCAAAAGAATTGGCTGCACTTGGAATAGGAGTATTCCATCAAAGTACAGTTGGAGATAATCCACAGAGATTATTAGAGTGCTTTGATGAAGCTTTAAAAAGAAGTGATTTAGTTATAACAACTGGAGGACTTGGGCCAACTAAAGACGATTTAACTAAAGAAATGGCAGCAGAGTATTTTGGGCAGGAAATGGTGCTTCATGAAGAATCTTGGGAATATATAAAAGAAAGATGTATGAAATTTGCACCAGGTAAACCAATTCCAGAGAATAATAAAAAACAGGCGATGTTCCCAGTAGAAGCTACAGTTCTAAAAAATAACAATGGAACTGCACCAGGAGCTATATTTGAAAAAGATGGAAAAAGAATAATAGTTTTACCTGGACCACCTTGGGAAATGAAAGCTATGTTTAATGAAAGTGTTAGACCATTTTTACAGCAGTTTACAGATAGCATGCTAGTATCTAGAGTACTTAGATTCAACGGAATAGGAGAGTCAGCACTTGAACTTGAAATAGAAGATATATTAGATAACCAGACAAATCCAACAGTTGCACTTTATGCAAAAGAAATGGAAGTGCTTATAAGAATAACCGCTAAAGCAAAAGATGATGAAGAAGCAAAAGAGTTATTAGATGCAAAGGTTGCAGAGATCAGAGAAAGAGTAGGAAAATATATCTATGCAGAAGGTGGAGAAGAATTAGTAGACGGTGACTCTAAAATAGAAGAAACTGTTGCAAAAATGCTTGTAGAAAAGGGATTAACTATTGCTACAGCTGAATCTTGTACAGGTGGTTTAGTTGCTGGAACATTAATAAATTATCCAGGTATATCAGATGTATTTCTTGAAGGTTGTGTAACATATTCTAATGCAGCAAAAGTTAAAAGACTTGGTGTATCTGAAGAAACTCTTGAAAATTATGGAGCAGTAAGTCCACAGACAGCTACAGAAATGGCAGAAGGCATAAGAAAAGGACTTGGAGCAGATATAGGATTATCTACAACTGGTGTTGCAGGACCTGGTGGTGGAACAGATGAAAAACCTGTTGGTCTAGTTTATACTGCAATATCTATAAACGGAGAAACTAAAGTAAGAAAAAATAACTTTAGAGGAGATAGACAGAAAGTAAGACGTAGAGCAGTAAGACAGATACTAATAGATTTAAAAAGTATGCTTGAAGAATTATAA
- a CDS encoding D-alanine--D-alanine ligase, with product MKKKIAVIMGGISSEREISLKSGAGVFESLDREKYEPIKVVIDEKTDIITKIPDDVDFAFLALHGKFGEDGCVQSVLETRDIPYSGCGPLSSAMCMDKNISKKICKASGIPTADWITVKSIEEIDYDRIEEMGYPVFVKPNSGGSSVATFMIKEKAGIEDAVRQGLEVDTEVMIEQYLPGEECTSFILDGEVFPTVSIKSEQEFFDFEAKYSSDNGAVEEVVYLEESLQNKLNGYSRMCWDAFNCRAYVRVDFIISNGVPYVLELNTLPGLTATSLIPRSAAARGISYSQLLDKLISCSLK from the coding sequence TTGAAAAAGAAAATAGCAGTAATAATGGGTGGAATATCATCAGAAAGAGAAATATCTTTAAAATCAGGTGCAGGAGTTTTTGAAAGTCTTGACAGAGAAAAATATGAACCAATAAAAGTTGTAATAGATGAAAAAACAGATATAATAACAAAAATACCAGATGACGTTGATTTTGCTTTCTTAGCACTTCACGGAAAATTTGGTGAGGATGGATGTGTTCAGTCTGTTCTTGAAACTAGAGATATACCATATTCTGGATGTGGACCACTAAGCAGTGCAATGTGTATGGATAAAAATATATCTAAAAAAATATGTAAAGCATCTGGAATACCAACAGCAGATTGGATTACAGTTAAATCAATAGAAGAAATAGACTACGATAGAATAGAAGAAATGGGATATCCAGTATTTGTTAAACCAAATTCTGGAGGATCAAGTGTTGCTACTTTTATGATAAAAGAAAAAGCAGGGATAGAAGACGCTGTTAGACAAGGACTTGAAGTAGATACTGAAGTAATGATAGAACAGTATTTACCAGGTGAAGAATGTACTTCATTCATACTTGACGGTGAAGTATTCCCTACAGTTTCTATAAAATCAGAACAGGAATTCTTTGATTTCGAAGCTAAATACTCTTCAGATAATGGAGCCGTTGAAGAAGTTGTTTATCTTGAAGAATCACTTCAGAATAAATTAAATGGATACTCAAGAATGTGTTGGGATGCATTCAACTGTAGAGCTTATGTTAGAGTTGACTTTATAATAAGCAATGGTGTTCCTTACGTTCTTGAACTTAACACACTTCCAGGACTTACAGCTACTAGCTTAATTCCAAGAAGTGCTGCAGCTAGAGGAATATCTTACTCTCAGCTGTTAGATAAATTAATTTCTTGCTCTCTAAAATAA
- a CDS encoding aminotransferase-like domain-containing protein, whose product MEGNLPIYIQIKDYLSSLINKGLLPNGSKLPSTRELSKILDVSRNSVIAAYDELKADGFLYSVNGKGTFVSSEKLITSSDWNIDWINLENEFSRTANELDIVKNEIPWSSDLISFKSISPDGDLFDMDEFKKSFMSRISVESHKLLNYGYAQGYKPLIDFLGDYMKKKGSFSKSKTTLVTNGFTEAFDLILSSFTKPGDMILCENPTHNTSIKIMRAHGINIQGIDIGKDGLDFDMLENILEKHGNSIKFAYLTPSYHNPTGSVMPPESRLKFYNLMKKYSIPIIEDGFNEELLYSSSHIFPLSSFDTSGNGVIYIGSFSKILFPGMRIGWIYADKKIINRLISVKRCRNIHTSFLDQGVLFDYLNSGKFEKYIKKIRKVYGEKFSVARKCVEKYIDNEYIWGDGGLHIFIKLKGIDARELLDRCYNKKVIFMPGDIFFTDNNGYDTLRLGLSRLSLEDIEKGIKIIGETIDEMNEENK is encoded by the coding sequence TTGGAAGGCAATCTTCCTATATATATACAAATTAAAGATTATTTAAGCTCCTTGATTAATAAGGGGCTTCTTCCAAACGGAAGTAAACTTCCATCCACAAGAGAGCTTTCAAAAATACTAGATGTCAGTAGAAATTCAGTTATCGCTGCATATGACGAACTAAAGGCTGACGGCTTTCTATACTCTGTAAATGGAAAAGGAACATTTGTAAGCTCAGAAAAATTGATTACTTCATCTGATTGGAATATAGATTGGATAAATCTTGAAAATGAATTTTCAAGAACCGCAAATGAACTCGATATCGTAAAAAATGAAATTCCATGGAGTTCTGATTTGATTTCATTTAAAAGTATATCACCTGATGGAGATTTATTTGATATGGATGAGTTTAAGAAATCATTTATGAGTAGAATTTCCGTTGAAAGTCATAAATTACTCAATTATGGATATGCACAAGGTTATAAGCCGTTGATAGATTTTTTAGGTGATTATATGAAGAAAAAAGGATCTTTTTCTAAATCTAAAACCACATTAGTTACAAATGGATTTACTGAAGCATTTGACCTTATACTATCTTCATTTACAAAGCCCGGTGATATGATATTATGTGAAAATCCAACTCACAATACTTCTATAAAAATAATGAGAGCACATGGAATAAATATACAAGGTATTGATATTGGGAAAGATGGATTAGATTTTGATATGCTAGAAAATATTTTAGAGAAACATGGGAATTCTATAAAATTTGCATATCTTACACCTTCATATCATAATCCAACTGGTAGCGTAATGCCCCCCGAAAGCAGATTGAAATTCTACAATCTTATGAAAAAATACTCCATACCTATTATTGAGGATGGTTTTAATGAAGAACTATTATATTCAAGTTCGCATATATTCCCTCTTTCATCTTTTGACACTTCTGGAAATGGGGTAATATATATAGGTAGTTTTTCAAAAATACTTTTCCCAGGTATGAGAATTGGTTGGATTTATGCAGATAAAAAAATTATAAATAGGCTGATAAGTGTGAAACGTTGTAGAAATATACATACTTCTTTCTTAGATCAAGGAGTTCTTTTTGATTATCTAAATAGCGGAAAATTTGAAAAGTATATAAAAAAAATAAGAAAGGTTTATGGCGAAAAGTTTAGTGTTGCTCGTAAATGTGTAGAAAAATATATCGACAACGAATATATTTGGGGCGATGGAGGACTACATATTTTTATAAAACTAAAAGGTATTGATGCAAGAGAACTTTTAGATAGGTGCTACAATAAAAAGGTTATATTTATGCCTGGAGATATATTCTTTACAGATAATAATGGATATGATACCCTAAGACTTGGGTTATCTAGGCTTTCACTTGAAGATATTGAAAAAGGTATAAAAATAATCGGTGAAACTATAGATGAAATGAACGAAGAAAATAAATAA